The sequence TTCGCAGCCAGCACCCAAAGCAGCGCCCACAGCTCATGTCGGAAAAGTTTCTGTTCCATTGATGCCAGGCGATGAGATCGTTGAAATGGACCGCATGCGCAAACTCATTGCAGAACACATGGTGATGAGCAAGCATACATCGCCACACGTAACGAGTTACGTGGAAGCCGATGTGACCAATGTCGTCATGTGGCGCGATAAGGTGAAGGATGCATTCTTGAAACGCGAAGGCGAAAAACTGACATTCACTCCGATTTTCATTGAAGCGTTGGTGAAGGCCATTAAAGACATGCCAGGTGTAAATGTTTCGTTGGACGGACAGAACATCATCAAGCGCAGATCCATCAACATGGGAATGGCAACGGCCAGACCAGACGGAAACCTGATCGTTCCCGTCATTAAGAATGCCGATCAAATGAGTCTGCTTGGACTGACCAAAGCCGTGAATGACCTTGCTGATAGAGCTCGGAGCAACAAACTTGCGCCAGAAGAAATTCAGGGTGGAACCTATACCATCACCAATGTTGGAACATTCGGCAACGTGATGGGAACGCCAATTATCAATCAGCCGCAGGTGGCCATTATGGCTGTTGGAGCCATTAGAAAGAAGCCTGCAGTGATTGAAACACCAACGGGCGATGCCATTGCAATTAGACACATGATGTTCCTCTCGCACTCTTACGATCATCGCATTGTTGATGGTGCTTTGGGAGGTTCATTTGTGCGTAGAGTGGCAGATTATTTGGAGAATTGGGACATCAATAGAACCATTTAGTCTAATTTGCGTATCGGGTGCATCCGAACGGTGAATTCGGATCGATTTTAACGTGACCGATCTATTGATCAGCAAACCGATATGTATCATATGAGCCGACCGCTATCTCTGCTATTTGCTGCATTTTTGTTCGTAACCCAAGCTGTATTTGCACAGCGACAGGCCAACAAAGAAGCTCATTTCAAAAGGGTTTTTCCCGTTGCCAACGAGCAGCTGGAAGCAGGAAAAGCGGAGCGTGCGGCCAAGAACTTCATGGATCTTCACAACATCGATTCTACCAATTGTTTCCTCAACTATAAGGTCGGTAGAAGTTACTTGTTGATCAATGGCCAGAAGGCCAAAGCGGTTCCTTATTTGGAAAAGGCGGTGGTGAAGACCAGCGCCAAGTCGAAGGACAATTACAAAGAGACCGAAGCTCCGCTTGATGCCTATTACTATTTGGCGCGTGCGTACCATCTCAATTCGCAGTTCGACAA comes from Flavobacteriales bacterium and encodes:
- a CDS encoding 2-oxo acid dehydrogenase subunit E2; its protein translation is MAKVEVLMPKMGESVAEATVIRWLKEVGDTVELDEPIMEIATDKVDSEIPSPVEGVLAEQCCQADDVVQVGSPVAYITTEAGATSEPAPKAPEPTKDEKPQPVAEPVSASSNGHSSNGAAEVGEIPKRSDSGRFYSPLVRTIAKTEGVSVQELETIEGSGQGGRVTKSDILNYLPNRGTQTEVQTAPAVSQPAPKAAPTAHVGKVSVPLMPGDEIVEMDRMRKLIAEHMVMSKHTSPHVTSYVEADVTNVVMWRDKVKDAFLKREGEKLTFTPIFIEALVKAIKDMPGVNVSLDGQNIIKRRSINMGMATARPDGNLIVPVIKNADQMSLLGLTKAVNDLADRARSNKLAPEEIQGGTYTITNVGTFGNVMGTPIINQPQVAIMAVGAIRKKPAVIETPTGDAIAIRHMMFLSHSYDHRIVDGALGGSFVRRVADYLENWDINRTI